The proteins below come from a single Chryseobacterium nepalense genomic window:
- a CDS encoding DUF6443 domain-containing protein: protein MKKLILPIHMLFGCILSAQSSSENYIETKNYLDSLSTGNKIHTVQYIDGLGKPKQLVRVKSTPSGKDLVTHIEYDAYGRQVDTWLPAPMPTLNGNIQSAVKSTAITYYSDNNPYSHLNIEPSPLDRPLSKVNEGSSWQQKPVNYNYEANAAGEVKKYVAIFDYNTFQSTITKSADYVAGQLYKNSVTDEDGNQTIEFKNTEGRTVLVRKMLSATESADTYYVYNNYGQMAYVLSPKASGLFKNLVSGSQLPEASLNSLCYQYKYDRKNRLVEKRLPGKGLEYMVYDKADRLIFTQDAVMRNASNWLFTKYDKFGRVILTGVVSGTTDRVPMQDMVGGLIIIEERSSTSFTKNGQAIEYTNAYFPYFSTAHSINYYDTYPSGSPSPSNTVMNLLITDNPSAKVTTNSMPVASYIKNIEDDNWTKNYTWYDKRGRIVSAYSINHLGGYTKTESILDFSGTPQLINTRHKRLNSDTEHSITETFIYDTQNRLLLHKHKVDNNPEEILVQNTYNQLSQLESKKVGGVNAALPLQQIDYQYNIRGWMTKINDPANLNGKLFGYEIKYNNPVYNSLTTGKFNGNIAEVSWKNSYDNILKRYDYTYDGLNRLTSGFYSEPDASNPQNGNFDEYMTYDLNGNISNLQRKAVPATGTTSTLVDNLDYQYTGNRLDKIIENSMNDTGYEGGNNLINYDVNGNMIDMQDKGIQTISYNYLNLPSNYAISQNNLGAISNISLNYLYRADGTKLRKTYINVGPRGYLTTTNKTEYLDGFHYSSSETTQCTWCRTSVAYEEQAYQQRDLVLPGGTKPPLPSSTWILSFVPTAEGFYSFEENRYIYQYTDHLGNIRISYTKNTDDTLEITDRNDYYPFGLNHIGGPKGLLGGYQNYKYNGKELQETGMYDYGARFYMPDIGRWGVVDRKSEAYYNDSPYQYTLNNPVVHIDVKGEWTVTRHYNMTFNSLSKAGFGKKQADLLAHYASVYADNPGNHILLNNLAHPTDWVRYRKGIDYSGTANSQITDYDGDGYNYNVWHSMRSDWEAKQGYSPKDATRRGLQFGWQKIFDSAKKGGKLDELKANSKGIQDFGQGIHALQDAYAHEGRSDVGLDHVWNDRTGDKEQAEWISTSAINVHNLLTNAFDKIVTGYDGNVKISFDGMTSSMREQVVMKIQNYIQHRNNKSKENEE from the coding sequence ATGAAAAAATTAATACTACCCATACATATGTTGTTTGGCTGTATTTTATCTGCTCAATCTTCATCAGAAAACTACATAGAAACAAAAAACTATCTTGATTCCTTAAGTACAGGAAACAAAATTCATACAGTACAATATATTGACGGACTTGGAAAACCGAAACAGCTTGTACGTGTAAAATCTACGCCTTCAGGAAAAGATCTCGTTACACATATAGAATATGATGCCTATGGCAGGCAGGTAGACACATGGCTTCCCGCTCCGATGCCAACACTGAATGGAAATATTCAATCTGCTGTAAAATCAACTGCAATTACTTATTATTCTGACAATAATCCTTACTCACACTTAAATATTGAACCATCCCCATTGGATAGGCCTTTATCAAAAGTGAATGAGGGAAGCAGTTGGCAGCAAAAACCGGTTAACTATAATTATGAAGCCAATGCAGCCGGAGAGGTAAAGAAATATGTTGCAATTTTTGATTACAATACATTCCAGTCAACAATTACCAAATCTGCAGATTATGTAGCAGGACAACTTTATAAAAACTCAGTAACGGACGAAGATGGTAACCAGACGATCGAATTTAAGAACACAGAAGGGCGTACCGTATTGGTAAGAAAAATGTTATCTGCTACAGAAAGTGCAGATACCTATTATGTGTATAATAATTATGGACAAATGGCTTACGTGTTGTCCCCCAAAGCATCAGGTTTATTTAAGAATCTTGTTTCAGGATCTCAGCTTCCTGAAGCTAGCTTAAACAGTTTATGCTATCAATATAAGTACGACCGGAAAAACAGATTGGTCGAGAAGAGACTTCCCGGAAAGGGGTTGGAGTATATGGTTTATGATAAAGCAGACCGGCTTATCTTTACACAAGATGCAGTTATGAGGAATGCAAGCAATTGGTTATTTACTAAATATGATAAGTTTGGAAGAGTGATACTTACTGGTGTTGTTTCCGGAACAACTGACCGCGTCCCTATGCAGGATATGGTAGGGGGACTTATAATCATTGAGGAAAGAAGCTCCACCTCATTTACCAAGAACGGGCAGGCTATAGAATACACCAACGCATACTTTCCTTATTTTAGTACAGCTCATTCCATTAATTATTATGACACGTATCCGTCCGGAAGCCCGTCACCCAGCAATACAGTTATGAATCTACTGATTACGGATAACCCTTCGGCAAAGGTCACTACGAATAGTATGCCTGTAGCTTCCTATATTAAAAATATAGAAGATGATAACTGGACTAAAAATTATACATGGTATGATAAAAGGGGCAGGATCGTATCCGCCTATTCTATAAATCATCTCGGAGGATATACAAAGACCGAATCGATCCTCGACTTTTCAGGTACTCCGCAACTAATCAATACCAGACACAAAAGACTGAATTCTGATACGGAACATAGTATTACCGAAACTTTTATATATGATACTCAAAACAGATTATTACTACACAAACATAAAGTTGATAATAATCCTGAAGAGATCTTAGTTCAGAATACATATAATCAATTGTCGCAGCTTGAAAGCAAGAAAGTAGGTGGAGTTAATGCTGCCTTACCTTTACAGCAGATAGATTATCAGTACAACATTCGTGGTTGGATGACCAAAATCAATGATCCTGCGAATCTTAACGGAAAATTATTTGGATATGAAATAAAATATAACAATCCTGTCTATAACAGCTTAACTACAGGTAAATTTAATGGTAATATCGCTGAAGTTAGCTGGAAAAATTCATATGATAACATTTTAAAAAGATATGATTATACATATGATGGTTTAAATAGATTGACGAGTGGCTTTTATTCAGAACCTGATGCTTCTAATCCTCAAAATGGTAATTTTGATGAATACATGACTTATGATCTCAATGGTAATATCTCCAATCTTCAAAGGAAAGCTGTACCAGCTACAGGTACAACTTCTACATTGGTAGATAATCTTGATTATCAATACACAGGAAACCGGCTAGACAAGATTATAGAAAATTCAATGAATGATACAGGATATGAAGGAGGAAATAATCTGATTAATTACGATGTTAACGGTAATATGATTGATATGCAGGACAAGGGTATTCAGACGATATCATATAACTATTTGAATTTACCTTCTAATTATGCAATAAGTCAAAACAACTTAGGAGCTATATCTAATATCAGTTTAAATTACTTGTATCGTGCTGATGGAACTAAATTGCGCAAAACTTATATCAATGTTGGACCTAGGGGATATTTGACAACGACAAATAAAACAGAGTATCTGGATGGCTTTCACTATAGCTCTTCAGAAACTACACAATGTACCTGGTGCCGTACCAGCGTAGCTTATGAAGAGCAGGCTTATCAGCAGAGAGATCTAGTACTACCAGGCGGTACAAAGCCGCCACTACCTTCTTCTACTTGGATCTTAAGTTTTGTGCCGACAGCAGAAGGCTTTTACAGTTTCGAAGAAAATAGGTATATTTATCAATACACTGATCATCTGGGAAATATCAGGATTAGTTATACTAAAAATACAGATGACACATTGGAAATTACAGACCGAAACGACTATTATCCATTTGGCCTAAATCATATTGGAGGGCCTAAAGGTCTTTTAGGAGGGTACCAAAATTATAAGTACAATGGAAAAGAGCTTCAGGAAACAGGAATGTATGATTATGGTGCAAGATTTTATATGCCGGATATTGGAAGATGGGGGGTAGTAGACAGGAAAAGTGAAGCATATTATAATGATTCGCCGTACCAGTATACTTTAAATAATCCTGTAGTACATATAGATGTGAAGGGTGAATGGACTGTGACTAGGCATTATAATATGACATTCAATTCATTGTCTAAAGCTGGCTTTGGGAAAAAGCAGGCAGATTTGCTGGCACATTATGCGTCTGTATATGCTGATAATCCCGGTAATCATATTCTTTTGAACAATCTGGCACATCCAACAGACTGGGTGAGATATCGAAAAGGTATTGATTACTCAGGAACTGCGAATAGCCAGATAACGGATTATGATGGAGACGGATACAATTATAATGTTTGGCATTCTATGAGATCCGACTGGGAAGCAAAGCAGGGGTATTCTCCAAAAGATGCTACTAGAAGGGGACTACAATTCGGCTGGCAGAAAATTTTTGATTCTGCTAAAAAAGGCGGAAAATTAGATGAATTGAAAGCTAATTCAAAAGGTATACAAGATTTTGGACAGGGAATTCATGCTTTGCAGGACGCTTATGCTCATGAAGGAAGAAGTGACGTCGGATTAGATCATGTTTGGAATGATAGAACAGGTGATAAGGAACAAGCTGAGTGGATATCTACAAGCGCCATTAATGTTCATAATCTTTTAACGAACGCATTTGATAAAATCGTTACTGGATATGATGGAAATGTTAAAATCAGTTTTGATGGGATGACTTCATCAATGAGGGAACAGGTGGTAATGAAGATTCAGAATTATATCCAGCACAGAAATAATAAATCCAAAGAAAACGAAGAATAA
- a CDS encoding DUF6443 domain-containing protein — protein sequence MKKILILISALLLSGLSHGQVSSTENYIQSRIYLEPVTTSSSTAKQIQSVQYFDGLGRPKQIVNVKASPQGKDVVTPVLYDGFGRQVKDYLPVPQQSTNNGGIYTQTSGNFPIGDPTGVYPNEKAFSEKTLENSPLDRIIQQKQVGNAWDIKPVQFGYDANTTADAVKKYVTVTTWENGATKSTISQSTVYGDSQLYKNTVSDEDSNQTIEFKNAQGQVLLVRKMLSDTEKADTYYVYNEYNQLAFVIPPNASLASDPNTILSDLCYQYKYDGRNRLVEKKLPGKGWEYMVYDKQDRLVLTRDAILEAQGKWLFTKYDQFSRAIYTGILDSPPGRAQQVVAVEGLGSNNEVRTTSSFNNTGMDVFYTTNSAYPQYNYVLLSVNYYDSYPSYSFNPTFPTTILGETALTDTPTAEGLSTKSLPVMSLVKNIEDNNWTKNYTYYDKKGRAIGSYSINHLGGRTKVESKLDFAGVIQQTITTHKRLDTDTDRVITENFTYDHQNRLMTHTHQVDSNPVEYLAQNSYNELSQLSGKKVGGISPSVPLQNISYSYNIRGWMTKINDPANLNGKLFGYEIKYNNPENANIAPGRFNGNIAEIDWNNGSENLLKRYDYTYDKLNRLTNAFYKEPSTGVSGNFDEYLTYDLNGNISNLKRTAIPVSGLTGTLVDNLDYQYTGNRLDKIIENSMNDTGYEGGNNMINHDVNGNMINMKDKGIQTISYNYLNLPSTYEISENNLGAISNISLNYLYRADGTKLRKTYINVGPRGYLTTTNKTEYLDGFHYSSSETTQCTWCRTSVAYEEQAYQQRDIILPGGGTKPPLPSSTWILSFVPTAEGFYSFTENRYIYQYRDHLGNVRISYEKDGSGELKITDTNNYYAFGSNHIGGLKSSLGGYQNYKYNSKEIQETGMYDYGARFYMPDIGRWGVQDPNQESYTNHSSYNYVGNNPIIRMDPNGKDWYYTGNGQYLYNKDLNKDNADQFFKDNNIEGATYAFASNTMGTMNYAADGYIYDDSEAGGGKPVENGRLNNIDGVTITKRNWWNSPLARFLVPDRFGVTTSTSAGGGLEVGASMGFEVITRGKDAGIYFDPGTFSTGILLGASGEVDYNFFTSRFTGKVSDMNLASVVGTEAYVKASVLEGVGINGGVAVSFDPKAPFNGDRWFTTFGGVSVGGSPTVVSGGAGVNVSNTRIGVGFDGKVRIADYSGAMKVK from the coding sequence ATGAAAAAAATATTGATTCTAATAAGTGCTTTATTGTTGTCAGGTTTGTCCCATGGACAGGTAAGTTCTACAGAAAACTATATTCAGAGCAGAATATATTTGGAACCAGTCACAACATCCAGTAGTACTGCCAAACAAATTCAAAGCGTCCAGTATTTTGATGGCTTAGGCAGACCCAAACAGATTGTAAATGTAAAAGCTTCTCCACAGGGTAAGGATGTGGTAACACCTGTTTTATATGACGGTTTTGGGAGGCAGGTAAAAGATTATCTTCCTGTTCCTCAACAATCTACCAATAATGGTGGAATATATACACAAACTTCAGGTAACTTTCCGATAGGAGATCCTACAGGAGTGTACCCGAATGAGAAGGCTTTTTCAGAGAAAACATTAGAAAACTCTCCGCTGGACAGGATCATACAGCAAAAACAAGTGGGAAATGCGTGGGATATTAAGCCAGTACAATTTGGATATGATGCCAACACTACAGCGGATGCTGTAAAAAAATATGTCACGGTAACTACTTGGGAAAACGGTGCCACAAAAAGCACTATAAGTCAAAGTACTGTTTATGGTGATAGCCAGCTGTACAAAAACACAGTGTCAGATGAAGACAGCAACCAGACCATTGAGTTTAAAAATGCTCAGGGGCAGGTGCTTTTAGTAAGAAAGATGCTTAGTGATACAGAAAAGGCAGACACCTATTATGTGTACAATGAATATAATCAGCTGGCTTTTGTCATTCCTCCAAATGCATCGTTGGCGAGTGATCCCAATACGATTCTTTCGGATCTTTGCTATCAGTACAAATATGACGGCAGAAACCGTTTGGTAGAAAAGAAGCTTCCTGGTAAAGGCTGGGAGTATATGGTGTATGATAAACAGGACCGGTTAGTTCTTACCCGTGATGCTATACTGGAAGCTCAGGGCAAATGGCTCTTCACGAAATACGATCAGTTTTCAAGGGCTATCTATACGGGTATTTTAGACAGCCCTCCCGGGAGAGCACAGCAGGTAGTTGCCGTGGAAGGGTTGGGCTCAAATAATGAGGTAAGAACAACATCAAGCTTCAATAATACAGGGATGGATGTGTTTTACACAACCAATTCAGCGTATCCCCAATATAATTATGTTTTGTTATCAGTCAATTACTATGACTCTTATCCAAGTTACAGTTTCAATCCTACTTTTCCAACGACGATTTTAGGAGAAACAGCATTGACTGATACTCCCACAGCAGAGGGATTAAGTACTAAAAGTCTTCCGGTGATGAGTCTGGTAAAAAATATTGAGGATAACAACTGGACAAAGAACTACACTTACTACGATAAAAAAGGAAGAGCTATAGGAAGTTACTCCATCAATCATTTAGGTGGGCGAACAAAAGTGGAATCTAAACTGGATTTTGCAGGAGTTATCCAACAGACCATAACCACTCATAAAAGACTGGATACGGATACCGACAGGGTAATCACCGAAAATTTTACTTACGATCACCAAAACAGATTGATGACCCACACGCATCAGGTGGATAGCAATCCTGTAGAATACTTAGCGCAGAACAGCTATAATGAACTTTCACAGCTTTCCGGGAAGAAAGTAGGGGGAATATCGCCTTCCGTGCCGCTTCAGAATATCAGCTATAGCTATAATATCAGGGGTTGGATGACGAAGATCAACGATCCTGCAAACCTTAACGGAAAATTATTTGGATATGAAATAAAATACAACAATCCGGAAAACGCGAATATTGCTCCAGGCAGGTTTAATGGGAATATTGCAGAGATTGACTGGAATAATGGATCTGAAAATCTTTTAAAAAGATATGATTATACCTACGATAAGCTCAACAGGCTTACAAACGCATTTTATAAGGAGCCCAGCACGGGAGTCAGCGGTAACTTTGATGAGTATTTAACGTATGACCTGAACGGAAATATTTCAAATCTTAAACGTACTGCAATTCCGGTCTCGGGACTTACCGGTACATTGGTAGATAATCTTGATTATCAATACACAGGAAACCGGCTAGACAAGATTATAGAAAATTCAATGAATGATACAGGATATGAAGGAGGAAATAACATGATTAATCATGATGTTAATGGTAATATGATTAATATGAAGGACAAGGGTATTCAGACGATATCATATAACTATTTGAATTTACCTTCTACTTACGAGATCAGTGAAAATAACTTAGGAGCTATATCTAATATCAGTTTAAATTACTTGTATCGTGCTGATGGAACTAAATTGCGCAAAACTTATATCAATGTTGGACCTAGGGGATATTTGACAACGACAAATAAAACAGAGTATCTGGATGGCTTTCACTATAGCTCTTCAGAAACTACACAATGTACCTGGTGCCGTACCAGCGTAGCTTATGAAGAGCAGGCTTATCAGCAGAGAGATATAATACTACCAGGCGGTGGTACAAAGCCGCCACTACCTTCTTCTACTTGGATCTTAAGTTTTGTACCGACCGCCGAAGGTTTTTACAGCTTTACAGAAAACCGTTATATTTACCAGTACAGAGATCATTTGGGGAATGTAAGGATTAGTTATGAGAAAGATGGCAGTGGTGAGTTGAAAATAACCGATACAAATAATTATTATGCTTTCGGGTCAAATCACATTGGAGGGCTGAAAAGCTCATTGGGAGGATATCAGAACTATAAGTATAATAGTAAAGAAATACAGGAAACCGGAATGTATGATTATGGTGCAAGATTTTATATGCCGGATATTGGAAGATGGGGAGTTCAAGATCCAAATCAAGAATCTTATACCAATCACTCATCATATAATTATGTAGGAAACAACCCTATTATAAGAATGGATCCTAATGGAAAAGATTGGTATTATACTGGTAATGGACAATATCTTTACAATAAAGACTTAAATAAGGATAATGCAGATCAATTTTTTAAAGATAATAATATAGAAGGTGCTACATATGCTTTTGCGAGCAATACAATGGGTACAATGAACTATGCAGCAGACGGATATATATATGATGACTCAGAAGCTGGAGGGGGAAAACCTGTTGAAAATGGAAGATTAAATAATATTGACGGTGTTACTATTACTAAAAGAAATTGGTGGAATAGTCCTCTAGCAAGATTTTTAGTTCCTGACAGATTTGGGGTTACAACGAGTACATCTGCAGGAGGAGGTCTTGAAGTTGGAGCTAGTATGGGATTTGAAGTAATTACAAGAGGTAAAGATGCAGGGATTTACTTCGATCCAGGCACTTTTAGTACAGGAATTTTGCTTGGAGCTAGCGGAGAGGTAGATTACAATTTTTTTACTAGTCGATTTACTGGAAAAGTTTCCGATATGAATTTGGCTTCTGTAGTTGGTACTGAAGCATATGTGAAAGCTTCTGTTTTAGAAGGTGTAGGTATTAACGGAGGTGTAGCTGTCAGTTTCGATCCTAAAGCTCCATTTAATGGGGATAGATGGTTTACTACATTTGGAGGAGTTTCTGTAGGGGGAAGCCCTACAGTAGTTTCAGGTGGTGCTGGTGTAAACGTTTCAAATACAAGAATTGGAGTTGGTTTCGATGGCAAAGTACGTATTGCAGATTATTCGGGAGCCATGAAAGTAAAATAA
- a CDS encoding T9SS type A sorting domain-containing protein: MNKIYSGALFLCSVLGVSAQEVIWQKDIKSSTQDFLSQVTTTIDQQYLITGSSIQTGNNMSKAGGKSHLPSANTHQQNNGYDFHLVKLNQQGKEVWEKYFSGQNHDFLSATVNTQDGGFVLAGTSFSGKGLDKKEDSKGGSDIWLIRINEFGDELWQKTIGSASDEEARAVIQTTDLGFFVAGNIMTGSLREPQGTRTLGYGSKDVLVVKLDKNGKELSQLILGGKGLDEVEKMIPTKDGGALLGVYSRSNAGGSKKTENFGEGDYWIIKLNKDGKVEWEKNFGGKGDDHLRTLALTSTGYLIGGESRSERSGNKTVGIEEGTDLWLISLNERGEEIWQKSYNFKNRDVLMGMSVIAGKQEDGSGKSKGVLLGGYTQAEGRIESDDETFWMLYLDQNGNEQWRKHVKGESRKREERLSDIKLNRDGSIILAGTSAEELGKENWKIVKLGDKQIDQLIEKQDIKIYPNPVSDYAYVEIGMEDGSWKLGDGKSEAEIVVYDMGGRQLQSLKTKNKVTKINTQNLVQGAYLITVKTNDNKTASAKLIKK, from the coding sequence ATGAATAAAATCTACTCAGGAGCACTGTTCTTGTGCTCCGTTCTGGGCGTTTCTGCCCAGGAAGTGATCTGGCAGAAAGACATTAAATCCTCCACCCAGGATTTTCTTTCCCAGGTTACCACCACTATCGACCAGCAGTATTTAATAACAGGAAGCTCGATCCAGACAGGAAATAACATGTCCAAAGCTGGAGGCAAAAGCCATTTGCCATCAGCCAACACCCATCAGCAAAACAACGGTTACGATTTTCATTTGGTTAAACTCAACCAGCAGGGCAAAGAAGTCTGGGAAAAATATTTCTCGGGACAAAACCATGATTTCCTTTCGGCTACCGTGAACACTCAGGACGGTGGATTCGTTTTAGCAGGAACTTCATTCAGCGGGAAAGGTTTAGACAAAAAAGAAGATTCCAAAGGCGGATCTGATATCTGGTTAATCCGGATCAATGAATTCGGGGATGAATTGTGGCAGAAAACGATTGGCAGCGCTTCGGATGAAGAAGCCAGAGCGGTAATCCAGACAACCGATTTGGGATTCTTTGTGGCGGGAAATATAATGACAGGTTCCCTTCGAGAGCCTCAGGGAACGAGAACTTTGGGTTACGGATCCAAAGATGTTTTGGTTGTTAAATTAGATAAAAACGGAAAAGAATTATCGCAGCTTATTTTAGGCGGAAAAGGATTGGATGAAGTAGAGAAAATGATTCCTACAAAAGACGGCGGGGCTTTACTCGGAGTGTATTCCAGAAGTAATGCCGGAGGATCTAAAAAGACAGAAAACTTCGGGGAGGGTGATTACTGGATTATCAAGCTCAATAAAGACGGCAAAGTAGAATGGGAAAAGAATTTCGGAGGAAAAGGAGATGACCATTTGAGAACATTAGCTTTAACCTCTACAGGTTATTTAATCGGAGGCGAATCAAGATCGGAAAGATCGGGAAATAAAACGGTAGGCATCGAAGAAGGAACGGATTTGTGGCTGATTTCTTTAAACGAAAGAGGAGAAGAGATCTGGCAGAAGTCCTACAATTTTAAAAACCGGGATGTGCTGATGGGAATGAGTGTAATAGCCGGGAAGCAGGAAGATGGAAGCGGGAAGTCTAAAGGCGTTTTATTGGGAGGTTATACCCAGGCTGAAGGAAGAATAGAAAGTGATGATGAAACGTTCTGGATGCTGTATCTGGATCAAAATGGTAATGAACAGTGGCGAAAGCATGTGAAGGGAGAATCCAGAAAAAGAGAGGAAAGACTTTCTGATATTAAGCTGAACAGAGACGGTTCGATTATACTGGCCGGGACGAGCGCCGAAGAGCTTGGCAAAGAAAACTGGAAGATCGTAAAGCTGGGTGACAAGCAGATTGACCAGCTCATCGAAAAGCAGGATATTAAGATCTACCCAAATCCAGTATCAGATTACGCGTATGTGGAGATTGGAATGGAAGATGGAAGCTGGAAGCTGGGTGATGGAAAGTCCGAGGCAGAAATTGTTGTGTATGATATGGGCGGAAGACAATTGCAGAGCCTGAAAACAAAAAATAAAGTCACGAAGATTAATACACAGAATCTGGTTCAGGGAGCGTATCTGATAACGGTGAAAACAAATGATAACAAAACAGCAAGTGCTAAATTAATTAAGAAGTAA